From the genome of Croceibacterium atlanticum:
AATTTCTGCCTGATCGTGTTCGCGATCGCCGTGGTGCGGCTGATGCTGGGTGGCGGGATTATCTGACCGCCATCCGGGGCGGCTTCATTGCCGCCTCAGCCCCGTTCCCGCGCGCGAGACGCCGCTTTCGCGAACAGGGTCGGCAGGCCTGCATCCTCCAGCTTCCCGATTTCGTGCCAGATACCTTCCGGCAGAGGCCCACTGGCCTGCCCGGCAAGCGCCATAACTGAAAGTTCCAGCGTGAAATGGGTAAAGCCATGCTGCACGCTGCCGAGATTCTTCCATTCCCCCGGCATCGGCGGATCGCCTGATCCATCGCGCCGCGCGCTCCAGCCATCATCGGGCAGGGCCCGCATTCCGCCCAGCATCCCCTTGCCCGGCCGTGTGACCAGCAAGACCTTGCCATCACGCTCGATCCACCAGGCGGCGCCGCGCCGATGCGGCTTGGGCTTCCTGGGCGGTTTGACGGGCAGTTCCGCCTGGCGCCCCGTTTCCCGTGCCCGGCAGAGATCCGCCAGTGGGCAGAGCAGGCATTTGGGATCGCGCGCCGTGCAGATCGTCGCGCCCAGATCCATCATTGCCTGCGCGAAATCCCCGGCGCGCCGTTCCGGCGTGATCGTTTCAGCAGCGGCGCGGATCGCCTTGCGGGCAGCGGGCAAAGGATCGTCGATCGCGAACAGGCGAGCCACCACCCGTTCCACATTCGCATCCACCACTACTGCGCGCTGGCCAAAGGCGATGGCCGCCACTGCGGCGGCGGTATAGGCGCCCAGCCCCGGCAATTCGCGCAGTTCCCGTTCGCTTCGGGGGAAGCCGCCGCGTTCGGCCACTGCCCGCGCGCAGGCCACCAGATTGCGGGCGCGGGAATAATATCCCAGCCCCGCCCATTCGCCCATGATCTCTTCTTCCGGCGCAGCGGCGAGCGCTTCCACATCAGGCCATTTGTCGATGAATTTGCGGAAATAGGGTGCAACGGCGGCAGTCGTGGTCTGTTGCAGCATCACTTCGGACAGCCAAACGCGATACGGATCGGCACTGCCCCCACCGGGCGGCACGCGCCAGGGCAGATCCCGCGCATGGCTATCATACCAGGCGAGCAAAAGCGGCGAGACCCTATCCTGCATTCGGCCGCTATGGCATGGGGATGCCCAGTATGGAACGCAACGAGCCAAAAAGCGGGCGGACAAAAGGCGCCGGGGCCCGGAAGGGGCGGCAGCCAAAGGCATATGAACGCCCGCGCGGCGGCCCGGCAAAGCCTGTGGCAGAGCTGGTTCCGCAGATCGGCCGCGCCGCATTCCGCCGCTTCGGTTTCGTCCAGTCCAGCGTCGTCACCCGCTGGCCCGAAATCGTGGGCGAAAGACATGCCAGGGTCTGTTCACCGGAATCGATCCGCTTTCCGCCCGGCGAAAAGAGCGAAGGCATTTTGCAGCTTGTCGTGCTTCCCGCCCATGCGCCGCTGATCCAGCATGTGATCCCGGAAATCATCGAACGCGTGAACCGCTTCTTCGGCTACAAGGCCGTGGCGCGGGTGAAGATGCGTCAAGGTCCGGTTCAGCCGGGCCGTGCAGAAACAAAGCCGAAGGCGCCCCCTTCGCTCAAGCCGATACCCATGGAACTGGGCGACAGTTTGCGCGATATCGGCGATCCGGAATTACGGACCGTGCTCGAATCGTTGGCTCGAAGCATCGGCGCGAAGGAAGAGGGGCAGGAATGATCTTCAGGCGGATGGCCATGGCGGCCATGCTTGTTGCCGGTGCATTGTTCGCCGGCGGCGCGACGGGTTCCAACTGGGTGAACACCGTCACCGTTACGGATGGCGGCCATCTGATCGGCAATCCCGATGCGAAGGTGAAGCTGACCGAATATATCAGCTATACCTGCCATGTATGCGCCGATTTCGCCCGCGAAGGGGAAGATCCGCTGAAGCTCGCTTATGTCGAACCGGGCAAGGCCAGCCTGGAAATCCGCCATCTGATCCGCGATCCGGTGGACCTGACGGCGGCCATGCTGGCCAATTGCGGCGCGCCGGGCAAATTCCCGCTCAACCATTCCGCCTTCATGCGCGCCCAGCCCGAATTCATGGCCGTGGCCCAGGAGGCGAATGATGCGCAAATGGCGCGCTGGCGCAATACGGACCGTCCGGCCGCACGCCGGGCAATTGCCAGCGATCTTGGCTTTTATGAAATCATGGAACGGCGCGGCTATTCCCGGTCGGAAGCGGATCGCTGCCTGAATGATGAAGCAAAGGCGAAGAAAATGGCCGACATTGCCGCGCGTGACTGGAAGCTGCCCGGTATCCAGGGAACCCCGGCCTTCGCCATTGACGGCAATATCCTTGCCGGCACGCATAGCTGGCGTATGCTTGCCCCGCAGATCGCGGCCCGTTTCTGAGCATTTGCGCTGTGGGTGAAGCTGTGGAAACAGGATCCCCACGCTTCAACTGCAAACACCCATCGTATAGCCTTCCCCTTCTTATGCCACGGATAGACATGACCCAATCGACATCCCGCCGCCTGCTGATCGCCTCGCTTGCCCTGCCGCTGTCATTGGCGCTTGCCGCCTGCGGCGATACCGCGGAAGAAACCGCCGCATCGCCCACGGGTGAACCGATCGCGGCGATCGAAGCGCCGGAGGGGCAGAGCTGGATCGAAATGAATGCGGAAACGCCGGAAGGCGGCTTCCGTCAGGGTAATCCCGACGCGCCGATCAAGCTGGTGGAATATGCCAGCCACACTTGCAGCCACTGCGCCGATTTTTCGGCCGACAGTGCAGCAGCCATGGAAGAACTGATCAGCACGGGCGTGGTCAGTTACGAGATCCGCAACCAGATCCATGATGCGCTGGACCTGACGATTGCCCAGCTGGTCCGCTGCAGCGGGCCGGATGCCTTCCATCCGCTGGCCAGCCAGGCCTGGGCCGCCCTGGGTGATTTCGCCAATGCGGCGCAGCAAAACCAGGCGCAATTGCAGGCGGCCATGCAATCCCAGGGCGATGATCGCTTCGTGAACATCGCCGCGGCAACCGGGATGCTCGATTTCTTTGCCGCCCGCGGTGTCAGCCGCGATCAGGCGCGCCAGTGCCTGAACCAGCCTGACGAAGCGCGCGAAATCCTCACCCGTTCGGAAGAACAGTCGGAAGAACTGGACGTGACGGGCACGCCCACCTTCTTCATCAATGGCAGCCGGATCGAAGGCACTTCGTGGGAAGTGGTCGAAGCCGCCTTGCAGCAGGCCGGCGCCAGGTAATCCGCATATGAAGCAGCGGCCGCGATGCTGATAAGGAAGCTCAAACTCTCGGGCTTCAAGAGCTTCGTCGAACCGGCCGAACTGCGCATCGACCCCGGCCTGACCGGGGTCGTCGGGCCGAATGGCTGCGGCAAGTCCAACCTGCTGGAGGCAATCCGCTGGGTGATGGGCGAAAATTCGCCCAAATCCCTGCGCTCCGGCGGGATGGAAGACGTGATCTTCGCCGGCACCGCCCGGCGCCCGCAACGCGATTTCGCCGAAGTTGTGCTCCACGCCACCGATGGCGAAGGGGAAGAACTGGAAGTCACCCGCCGGATCGAACGCGGGGCCGGCAGCGCCTATCGTGTGAACGGGCGGGATGTCCGGGCCAAGGACGTGACACTGGTCTTTGCCGATGCCGCCACGGGCGCGCACAGCCCGGCACTGGTCAGCCAGGGCAAGATCGCACAGGTCATCGCGGCCAAGCCTGCCGAACGGCGGATGATGCTGGAAGAAGCGGCAGGCATTGCTGGCCTGCATGTACGCCGCCGCGATGCCGAAAACAAATTGCGCCAGACCGAAGCCAATCTGGCGCGGCTGGAAGATCTGATGGCCGGGCTGGACAGCCAGATGAATTCGCTGCGGCGGCAGGCGCGGCAGGCCGAACGCTACAAGGCGTTGAGCGAGAAGATACTTCTGGCGGAAGCGCGCCTGCTCTATGCCCGCTGGCGCGATGCCGCAGCAGCGGCGGAGGCCGCGCGGGCCCAGGCAAAACAGGCCGAAGCACATGTCGCCGCGATGCAGGCGGCGACCACGCAGGCGCAGAAAACGCAGGCGGAACTGGCGCAGAATCTGGCCCGGGCGCGGGATGAACTGGCCGACCGACGGGACGATAGCAGCGCCCATGGGCACCGCATGGCCGCATTGTCCAGCCAGTTGGAGGCGGCGGAACAGCGCCTGGCCGATCTCGACCGGCAGAAAGCCCGGCTGGAGGAAGATCGCGGCGAAGCGGACCGGATGACCCGCGACGCGGCGGAGGCACTTTCGCGGCTGGAGCAGGAACTCAATGCCGGCCGCAAGGCGCTGGAAACGGATGAAGCGCGCCGACCGGAAATCGCCGCCCGGACAGAAGATGCCGAAAGGGCGGCACGAACAGCCGAACTCGCCCTGGCCAGGGCCACCGCCGATCACGCCGGAGTGGAAGCGGAATGGCGCGTAGCCGAAGCCGAAGTGGCCCAGGCCCGTAGCCGGATCGAAAGGCTGGACCAGGAAGCCCGGCGCCAGGACGATCTGCGCCGCTCTCTCGGCGAACAAGGCGATCCCGATGAGGCGGTGGCCGAGGCCCAGTCAGCGGTGGAGGAGGCATCGAGGAAGCTTGCCGAATTGCGCGAAGCGATCGAGGCAAAGCGCGCCCGCAAGGACGAACTCGGCGCAGAGCGCGACGAAGCATCAAGCGCTCTTTCTTCCGCAAAGGCGGAACTGGCGGGCATCGAACGTGAATGGCAGGCGCTGAAGCGCGACCGCGAAGCGCGCGCCAGGCAGGCTTCGGGCAAGCACGGCCTGCCCCCGGCAATCGACAGGCTTTCTGCCGCGCCCGGCTATGAACGTGCCCTGGCGGCGGTTCTCGGCCGAGATGCCAAGGCACCTCTGGGCCTGCCCGATGCCGAGGCCGAGGGGCGATTCTGGACCGGCTCCGCTGTGCCGGCCAGGGTTGCAGACAGCCTGGCCGACCATGTCACCGCCTGCCCTCCCCAGCTCGCCGCGCGTCTCGCGCTGGTCCATGTGGTGCCAGCAGATGACGGGCGTGAACTGAAACCGGGCGAATGGCTGGTCACGACCGGCGGCCATTTGCGCCGCTGGGACGGTTTCATCGCCCGCGGCGAAGGCGCAGCCGAAGCGGCAAGGCTGGAGGCGGAAAACCGCTTCAAAGAATTGGAGAAGCAGCTCCCGCCCTTGCGCGAAGCGGCGGAACGGGCCGAAAAACGCCAGCAGGAATTGCAGGAAATGCTCGCGGCCTTGCAGCGGGATCTCATTTCCGGGGACCGCGAGATTGCGCAGGCTTCCGATGCGGAACGCGGCGCCCTGCGCGCGCTGGACCAGGCGGAGGCCGCGCGTGAACGACTGGCCGCGAGGCTGGCGGAACTGGATGAATCCGCCGCCGATCTGGCCGAACAGCGCGCCGCCGCGCAAAAGGATCTGGAAGCCGCCGAAGCAAGGCGAGCCGTGCTGCCCGACCCGGAAACCGGCCGGGCCACCCTTGCCGCCGCGCAGGCGAGGAACGAAGCAGCCCGCACCGCCATGCAGGCCGCGGCCGCCGCCCTCGCTTCGCACGATCAGGCGCTCGCCGTCGCGCGGGAACGGGTCGGAACCCAGCAGGCCGATATCAAGGGCTGGCAAGCCCGTGCGGGCGACGCTGCAAGGCGGTTATCCGGAATGGAGCAGCGTTTCGAGGAAATCGCCGAGGAACGCGTGGTCATCGCGGCCAAGCCCGAAGGGTTGATGCGCGAGATCGAAGGCGGCGAAGCCGTGCGCGAAAGGCTTGCCGCAGAACTCGCCAAGGCGGAAGCAGATGTTGCCCGGATCGCGGAGGAAGCGCGCCAGGCCGATGCCGCGCTTGCCCAGGCGAACGAGAAACTGGCCACGGCTCGCGAAGAACGGGCCGGCGCAGCAGCACGGGCCGAGAACGAGGAATCGCGGCGCGAGGAAATGGCGCGTATTTCAGGCGAGCGTTTCCAGTGCCCGCCGCCCATCCTGGCCAGCCGGTTCGATTTCGAACCGCAGGACATCGCCGCCCATGCCGAAGAATCCGCGATTCTGGACAAGCTTTCCAGCGACCGGGAACGGATCGGCCCGGTCAATCTCGTCGCGGCCGAGGAACTGGCGAAGATCGAGGAAGAGCATGGCAGCAGCGCCGCTGAACAGGCGGAACTGGCCGAAGCCGTCAACCGCCTGCGCGGTTCGATCGGCAGCCTCAATCGCGAGGGGCGTGAAAGGCTGCGCGCCGCGTTCAATGAAGTGAACGAACATTTCCAGCGGCTGTTCACCCGCCTGTTCGAAGGCGGACAGGCGCATCTGGCGCTGATCGATTCCGACGATCCGCTGGAAGCCGG
Proteins encoded in this window:
- a CDS encoding A/G-specific adenine glycosylase; the encoded protein is MQDRVSPLLLAWYDSHARDLPWRVPPGGGSADPYRVWLSEVMLQQTTTAAVAPYFRKFIDKWPDVEALAAAPEEEIMGEWAGLGYYSRARNLVACARAVAERGGFPRSERELRELPGLGAYTAAAVAAIAFGQRAVVVDANVERVVARLFAIDDPLPAARKAIRAAAETITPERRAGDFAQAMMDLGATICTARDPKCLLCPLADLCRARETGRQAELPVKPPRKPKPHRRGAAWWIERDGKVLLVTRPGKGMLGGMRALPDDGWSARRDGSGDPPMPGEWKNLGSVQHGFTHFTLELSVMALAGQASGPLPEGIWHEIGKLEDAGLPTLFAKAASRARERG
- a CDS encoding DUF721 domain-containing protein codes for the protein MERNEPKSGRTKGAGARKGRQPKAYERPRGGPAKPVAELVPQIGRAAFRRFGFVQSSVVTRWPEIVGERHARVCSPESIRFPPGEKSEGILQLVVLPAHAPLIQHVIPEIIERVNRFFGYKAVARVKMRQGPVQPGRAETKPKAPPSLKPIPMELGDSLRDIGDPELRTVLESLARSIGAKEEGQE
- a CDS encoding thioredoxin domain-containing protein; this encodes MIFRRMAMAAMLVAGALFAGGATGSNWVNTVTVTDGGHLIGNPDAKVKLTEYISYTCHVCADFAREGEDPLKLAYVEPGKASLEIRHLIRDPVDLTAAMLANCGAPGKFPLNHSAFMRAQPEFMAVAQEANDAQMARWRNTDRPAARRAIASDLGFYEIMERRGYSRSEADRCLNDEAKAKKMADIAARDWKLPGIQGTPAFAIDGNILAGTHSWRMLAPQIAARF
- a CDS encoding DsbA family protein, giving the protein MTQSTSRRLLIASLALPLSLALAACGDTAEETAASPTGEPIAAIEAPEGQSWIEMNAETPEGGFRQGNPDAPIKLVEYASHTCSHCADFSADSAAAMEELISTGVVSYEIRNQIHDALDLTIAQLVRCSGPDAFHPLASQAWAALGDFANAAQQNQAQLQAAMQSQGDDRFVNIAAATGMLDFFAARGVSRDQARQCLNQPDEAREILTRSEEQSEELDVTGTPTFFINGSRIEGTSWEVVEAALQQAGAR
- the smc gene encoding chromosome segregation protein SMC, which translates into the protein MLIRKLKLSGFKSFVEPAELRIDPGLTGVVGPNGCGKSNLLEAIRWVMGENSPKSLRSGGMEDVIFAGTARRPQRDFAEVVLHATDGEGEELEVTRRIERGAGSAYRVNGRDVRAKDVTLVFADAATGAHSPALVSQGKIAQVIAAKPAERRMMLEEAAGIAGLHVRRRDAENKLRQTEANLARLEDLMAGLDSQMNSLRRQARQAERYKALSEKILLAEARLLYARWRDAAAAAEAARAQAKQAEAHVAAMQAATTQAQKTQAELAQNLARARDELADRRDDSSAHGHRMAALSSQLEAAEQRLADLDRQKARLEEDRGEADRMTRDAAEALSRLEQELNAGRKALETDEARRPEIAARTEDAERAARTAELALARATADHAGVEAEWRVAEAEVAQARSRIERLDQEARRQDDLRRSLGEQGDPDEAVAEAQSAVEEASRKLAELREAIEAKRARKDELGAERDEASSALSSAKAELAGIEREWQALKRDREARARQASGKHGLPPAIDRLSAAPGYERALAAVLGRDAKAPLGLPDAEAEGRFWTGSAVPARVADSLADHVTACPPQLAARLALVHVVPADDGRELKPGEWLVTTGGHLRRWDGFIARGEGAAEAARLEAENRFKELEKQLPPLREAAERAEKRQQELQEMLAALQRDLISGDREIAQASDAERGALRALDQAEAARERLAARLAELDESAADLAEQRAAAQKDLEAAEARRAVLPDPETGRATLAAAQARNEAARTAMQAAAAALASHDQALAVARERVGTQQADIKGWQARAGDAARRLSGMEQRFEEIAEERVVIAAKPEGLMREIEGGEAVRERLAAELAKAEADVARIAEEARQADAALAQANEKLATAREERAGAAARAENEESRREEMARISGERFQCPPPILASRFDFEPQDIAAHAEESAILDKLSSDRERIGPVNLVAAEELAKIEEEHGSSAAEQAELAEAVNRLRGSIGSLNREGRERLRAAFNEVNEHFQRLFTRLFEGGQAHLALIDSDDPLEAGLEIFAQPPGKKLQSLTLLSGGEQALTAVALIFALFLTNPAPICVLDEVDAPLDDANIDRFCDLLDQMVNETQTRYLIVTHNAVTMSRMHRLFGVTMVERGVSRLVSVDLGGAEELLAAE